Below is a window of Arabidopsis thaliana chromosome 2, partial sequence DNA.
GGAAagcaatcttttttttttggtcataaaTCTTTTCAATCCACTAAAATGTGGTAGATTTAGAAAGctatattttcaaaagtaGAATAATAGATAAAAATCCCTTATTCTAAATAGATATTTCtaggaaaaaaagataaatatatgttGATTAGTATCATTTAATTAAATGTGTATTGATATATGTTTCTCCTTGtgtcaatctttttcttttcaaatatgttaaatttaagaaataaattataaactattaaAGTATTTTACTTTCTGCATATATTTTTCCTAAATCTTGACATATGTGATAAATACTAAAATCACCTTTCAATTACCCAAGTagcaaattaatattttgtagaaactctaaaaaataaaaaattaataagtgTAAGAAAATGATTGAATACATTTTACCATTACTTAAAAAGTTTGtactcttttggttttttatatgaaaattaaatttgaatttgttttagtaaaacttgttaaattaaaaaaggatcttttaagaaaaatataagaaaaaaagatataagtTACTCGCTTCAGAGTGTCTACTATTTTTTAACAAGTGTTGTTATAACAcagaagaaatattttattcacatACAATTTCAGTTAACCAAAGTTTCATCTTAAATGGATTTGATTagatatattaattagtttttaatttaaataagaattttAGATAGATTTTTACTATATAGATAACCATATTCAAGCTCAACTAATTGATAGTAGCGTATTTCAAAAGATAGTTTGGAAAAGTCCGCGTATATCACTAGtgacaaaaaatttgaaatagcGCGCGCATTATGTAGATTGTCATTTGATTCAGttaaaatagtattttcaatctttctttctaaataaaaattaatgataAGCATCTTTTAAACCACAACTCTTAAtctatgatatattttttcaaaactcaaaaataaaagttaataaGAAAGGGTAAACAGATGTCAAATCGGTTTCATGAGTGAAActaacataaaagaaaaagctagACTTTCAAAAGCATATAAATAGATAACTCTCTAAAGCTTTTAAGCCAGTGGTTTATTCATAAGCACCATCTTCTCTATATCTCGTGTTTTGAATATCACCACATTTTCATAATGGATTCAgcaaaaaaatcagatttcttttcaaatttacaTGATTCTCTTTTAGTGTTTATAATATCAATGCTACCTTTCAAAGATTTGGTACGAACGAGTGTTCTTTCTAGACGTTGGAGGTATCTTTGTCGTGAAACGACAAGCCTCGTTTTCAATGAATCTGATTTCGTGAATTTATCTGTCTTCGATAGAGAAATGGTAGAACCTGATAGGGTTTTCTTTGTACGTGTTATGCGTGAGTGGATCTCAAGATTTACTGgtaaaattattgaaaattttgagattcATCTCTCCCAGCCGATGGGTTTCGCAGGAGATATAATGTCTCTCACTGAATTTGCCACCTCCCGACAAGTCAAGAACTTAGTTCTTGATTTCTCAGATCCTATCCAAAGAAACTTAAGTCAAGCCCAACAGATTATAAGAGATGGTCTACTCAGATGCAGATACCCTCAAAAGAACGAATTAGATGTTTCTCATctctttttcaatcttttataTGTTAGAAATTTAACGGTCTGCTCTTTTTTCCTTCAGGTAATTGGTTTTCACTCTTTTAGCTATCTAAAATTCATAATATCTACATTCAAATTTCACACCTTATGTCATGTAATGTAAATACCattcattataaattttctttgattttttaagaGTATAATCTTTAGTactatttcattttcttatcgttaaaaattgtgtatatatgcaaacaggtttgtttcaatttgtcattttaacatctttttttttattggatgAAGGTCCTCCAAGATTGTGACGATCCTATGGCTTTGCACGTTTCGATGAAAACTCGACATTTGgtgatgaaaacaaatatgcaCGCAAATGACTTCGTGGGAATTAGCATATTTCTCAATAGTTGTCCGGAACTGGAATCACTCACGTTTGATTTGGTTACTAGTAGTCGTTTCGTGGTAagctattattttttttttaatctttaacgTTGATGAAGTCAATAGACATTATTACAATATACATCTATCTAGGTTCTAGGATTCTAGGTCATGCTATTTAGTAAAACCCTTAACTTTAATTAAACTTTGCAGAGAGCTCCATCGCCTTTAGTGATAGATCCTGTAAGCCATTGGCTCACTAGCAAATCTTACGAGTGTTTGGAAAAAACGCTTAAGGTTGtgaagataacaaaatttcGTGGAAGCTCGAACGAGTTACATATGCTTCAATACTTGCTTCGTACCGGGTGTGTTATGGAACGAGTTGATCTATACGAGGCAGAGGGATTGAACCATAACCAAAAGAGGTGGGTACTAGCTGGGGTTGAGGAGGTTCAGCAGAATTTCAAGAGAGCTTCGAGGCATTTACGAATTACTCTACACAATGCTTGATTCAAGCATTTTCTAGTGAAAAAGTAATCAATGAATGATCTTTTTGAACTTTGCTTTATTTCATATGAAGGATGCgtatgttttatttggattGGTTGTTTCAGTTGTTTAAGTCTATTATTTTCCTATTTGGCTTGGTAAGATAAACAATTgataattaagaaatgaaaagcTAGTATggttatgtttggtttcagttgggtttggtttgtttttaaaaatttaaatctatgtttgaaaatcaatatttacaatatgatattaataaaaataaatgtgataaatttttaatgtcagttttttatttttctaatttgattaaatctatttttcttaatataatgttttatttgattccATTTATAGGTTTGTTTGCTTATATGAATTTGAATGTGAGATATTGTACCTAAATGAGTTTATTTACTTCCATCTATACATGTATTAGTGAATATGTCCTCACATATATGCAAGTGAGCATTTCtagtaaacatatataaaataaaatttcgaATTTAGTAATTTCACCATAGGGGATTTGCAATAGTAATCattttctactatttttttgcaacaataccctttcTTGTTCGttattttaaaacacacatttttcttaaacaaaatgaccaaatcaCCTCTCATCTGATGAGAACATGTAATTAGTTATTTTCCCttacataatttgttttctccaccaaaaaatgcatttaaaaatccttgtaaagtttttaaaattttataaagttgttaaaaactcttgtaaatcattttaaaaccacataaaatcattataaagtctttaaatacATATGCAAATACTTTAAAACTCATTTAAAAGcctttataaatattttgaaatccttgtaaatcattctaaaACCTTTTACaatggttttaaaagttttacaagagtttataaagaattttaaaagagtttttaaagaattttagaAGACTTTtaaaggaattttaaaagtatttacaaagattttaaaaaactttgtaaatccttttaaaactcttataaagtctttaaaaacattagtaaatcatttttgaactcttaaaaaaaaaacagtaaatattttaaatcatttgTAACTCTTTTTGAACGATTTTAAACTCTTGTGAACCattacaaaaggttttaaaaatatttacaagagtattttaagagtttaaacccttgtaaatcctttaaaaatctcttaaaaactcttgtatattctttaaaactcttgtaaaccctttaaaatcttttaaaaacccttgtaaaaactttaacattttttcaaccattttaaaactgtcatgaactcttttaaaaacccttgtaaacccttgtaaaccattttaaaaaccattttttcaaCCATTTTAAAGCTATTAACCATTTTGAcgttaaatagtttttttatccTATCAATCCAAATAGTTTTACTTATtgacgttaaaaaaaaactaaaaaacaagttttactATAAATCTTTAAACTTATTTTACTAACACTGTAGAcctcaaaataaattttctctttGGATCTCCCTAAAAGATAACAGAAAAGTAACTCCCCtcaacaaaaaagtaaaatgtattatttgttttgtttttctttaacatcaaaaagtaaaactatttaatatcaaaaaaaaaattaatgtcaaaaagtaaaattatatatttttttaacgtcaaagtaaaaataatttgacaCATGGGacacataaatattatttaacctcaaaaagtaaaattatttcgttaaaaaatatgtttagtttttcCGTTGATGGGAGTTATGGTTCCGTTATCTTTTAGGgcgaaacaaataaaaaaatttaatttggagGTTTAAAGTGttagtaaattttgttttggagtttTAAAGTGTTAGTAAAATTAGTTTGAAAGTTTATAGTATTAGTGAAAATATATCAAGGTTTAAAGTGTTACCCAATACTACTTTGAAGGTTAAAAATGTGATATTCCCCAAATTTTTCCTTCTCCTACcgttacaattttattttcagctTTGTTGctttcaaaaataaagttacaCAC
It encodes the following:
- a CDS encoding F-box/LRR protein (CONTAINS InterPro DOMAIN/s: FBD (InterPro:IPR013596), FBD-like (InterPro:IPR006566); BEST Arabidopsis thaliana protein match is: F-box family protein (TAIR:AT3G62230.1); Has 81 Blast hits to 54 proteins in 5 species: Archae - 0; Bacteria - 0; Metazoa - 0; Fungi - 0; Plants - 81; Viruses - 0; Other Eukaryotes - 0 (source: NCBI BLink).) gives rise to the protein MVEPDRVFFVRVMREWISRFTGKIIENFEIHLSQPMGFAGDIMSLTEFATSRQVKNLVLDFSDPIQRNLSQAQQIIRDGLLRCRYPQKNELDVSHLFFNLLYVRNLTVCSFFLQVLQDCDDPMALHVSMKTRHLVMKTNMHANDFVGISIFLNSCPELESLTFDLVTSSRFVRAPSPLVIDPVSHWLTSKSYECLEKTLKVVKITKFRGSSNELHMLQYLLRTGCVMERVDLYEAEGLNHNQKRWVLAGVEEVQQNFKRASRHLRITLHNA